GAAATGCAACTCATCTTACCACTTGCACTGCATGCttgctgcaatattgctgcaatattgctgcaGCTGCTCTTTCCCGAGTGGGTAGTGACACGGGCCCTGTTGTGCCTTCGCCGGGTGCTGGTATGGCCATGGGCTGGCCTGCTGTTGCAAGGCAGTTTATTAAACACTTCATAACAATGCAGAACTGACGTCAGCTTAGCACTTGCACTGCATGAttgctgcaatattgctgcaATACTGCTGCAGGTGCTCTTTCCCGAGTGGGTAGTGAAACGGGCCCTGTTGTGCCTTCGCCGGGTGCTGGTATGGCCATGGGCTGGCCTACTGTTTCAAGGCAGTTTATTAAACACTTCATAACAATGCAGAACTGACACCACTTGAGAAGAACCATGGAAATGCATCACTGAAAGGAAATGCAACTCAGCTTACCACTTGCACTGCATGCttgctgcaatattgctgcaATACTGCTGCAGGTGCTCTTTCCCGAGTGGGTAGTGACACGGGCCCTGTTGTGCCTTCGCCGGGTGCTGGTATGGCCATGAGCTGGCCTGCTGTTGCAAGGCAGTTTATTAAACACTTCATAACAATGCAGAACTGACACCACTTGAGAAGAACCATGGAAATGGATCACTGAAAGGAAATGCAACTCAGCTTAGCACTTGCACTGCATGAttgctgcaatattgctgcaATACTGCTGCAGGTGCTCTTTCCCGAGTGGGTAGTGACACGGGCCCTGTTGTGCCTTCGCCGGGTGCTGTATGGCCATGGGCTGGCCTGCTGTTGCAAGGCAGTTTATTAAACACTTCATAACAATGCAGAACTGACATCAGCTTGAGAAGAACCATGGAAATGCATCACTGAAAGGAAATGCAACTCAGCTTACCACTTGCACTGCATGCttgctgcaatattgctgcaATACTGCTGCAGCTGCTCTTTCCCGAGTGGGTAGTGACACGGGCCCTGTTGTGCCTTCGCCGGGTGCTGGTATGGCCATGGGCTGGCCTGCTGTTGCAAGGCAGTTTATTAAACACTTCATAACAATGCAGAACTGACACCACTTGAGAAGAACCATGGAAATGCATCACTGAAAGGAAATGCAACTCAGCTTACCACTTGCACTGCATGCttgctgcaatattgctgcaATACTGCTGCAGGTGCTCTTTCCCGAGTGGGTAGTGACACGGGCCCTGTTGTGCCTTCGCCGGGTGCTGGTATGGCCATGAGGCTGGCCTGCTGTTGCAAGGCAGTTTATTAAACACTTCATAACAATGCAGAACTGACATCCACTTGAGAAGAACCATGGAAATGCATCACTGAAAGGAAATGCAACTCAGCTTACCACTTGCACTGCATGCttgctgcaatattgctgcaatattgctgcaGGTGCTCTTTCCCGAGTGGGTAGTGACACGGGCCCTGTTGTGCCTTCGCCGGGTGCTGTTATGGCCATGGGCTGGCCTGCTGTTGCAAGGCAGTTTATTAAACACTTCATAACAATGCAGAACTGACATCCCTTGAGAAGAACCATGGAAATGCATCACTGAAAGGAAATGCAACTCATCTTACCACTTGCACTGCATGCttgctgcaatattgctgcaatattgctgcaGGTGCTCTTTCCCGAGTGGGTAGTGACACGGGCCCTGTTGTGCCTTCGCCGGGTGCTGTTATGGCCATGGGCTGGCCTGCTGTTGCAAGGCAGTTTATTAAACACTTCATAACAATGCAGAACTGACATCAGTTGAGAAGAACCATGGAAATGCATCACTGAAAGGAAATGCAACTCATCTTACCACTTGCACTGCATGCttgctgcaatattgctgcaatattgctgcaGCTGCTCTTTCCCGAGTGGGTAGTGACACGGGCCCTGTTGTGCCTTCGCCGGGTGCTGTTATGGCCATGGGCTGGCCTGCTGTTGCAAGGCAGTTTATTAAACACTTAATAACAATGCAGAACTGACATCCCTTGAGAAGAACCATGGAAATGCATCACTGAAAGGAAATGCAACTCATCTTACCACTTGCACTGCATGCttgctgcaatattgctgcaatattgctgcaGCTGCTCTTTCCCGAGTGGGTAGTGACACGGGCCCTGTTGTGCCTTCGCCGGGTGCTGTTATGGCCATGGGCTGGCCTGCTGTTGCAAGGCAGTTTATTAAACACTTCATAACAATGCAGACTGACATCCCTTGAGAAGAACCATGGAAATGCATCACTGAAAGGAAATGCAACTCATCTTACCACTTGCACTGCATGCttgctgcaatattgctgcaatattgctgcaGCTGCTCTTTCCCGAGTGGGTAGTGACACGGGCCCTGTTGTGCCTTCGCCGGGTGCTGTTATGGCCATGGGCTGGCCTGCTGTTGCAAGGCAGTTTATTAAACACTTCATAACAATGCAGACTGACATCCCTTGAGAAGAACCATGGAAATGCATCACTGAAAGGAAATGCAACTCATCTTACCACTTGCACTGCATGCttgctgcaatattgctgcaatattgctgcaGCTGCTCTTTCCCGAGTGGGTAGTGACACGGGCCCAGTTGTGCCTTCGCCGGGTGCTGGTATGGCCATGGGCTGGCCGGCTGTTACAAGGCAGTTTATTAAACACTTCATAACAATGCAGACTGACATCCCTTGAGAAGAACCATGGAAATGCATCACTGAAAGGAAATGCAACTCATCTTACCACTTGCACTGCATGCttgctgcaatattgctgcaatattgctgcaGCTGCTCTTTCCCGAGTGGGTAGTGACACGGGCCCTGTTGTGCCTTCGCCGGGTGCTGTTATGGCCATGGGCTGGCCTGCTGTTGCAAGGCAGTTTATTAAACACTTCATAACAATGCAGAACTGACATCAGTTGAGAAGAACCATGGAAATGCATCACTGAAAGGAAATGCAACTCATCTTACCACTTGCACTGCATGCttgctgcaatattgctgcaatattgctgcaGCTGCTCTTTCCCGAGTGGGTAGTGACACGGGCCCTGTTGTGCCTTCGCCGGGTGCTGTTATGGCCATGGGCTGGCCTGCTGTTGCAAGGCAGTTTATTAAACACTTAATAACAATGCAGAACTGACATCAGTTGAGAAGAACCATGGAAATGCATCACTGAAAGGAAATGCAACTCAGCTTACCACTTGCACTGCATGCttgctgcaatattgctgcaGGTGCTCCTTCCCGAGTGGGTAGTGTCATGGGCTCTGTTGTGCCTTCGCTGGATGCCGGTATGTGCATGGGCTGGCCTGCCATAAAAATGTACCGTTCATTTTCGCAGGTGCAATGAGTGTCGTCACAAAATACGAAACTAGTGCCGAGGCATAAATGCAAGAAACAAAACACTCACTTGTACTATCTATGATTTGCACGATGTCGTCTGAAGCGTCATGTGTTGCTATTTCAACAAGGCAcacctcttttctttcttcgatgctttTTAATGCCTTCAACAGTGCCATTGCTTCTGATACTTTCGCATTGGCAGTTCTGCAAAAAGTGTCGCAATATTTAGGAGAATTGTCGTAGCTTTTCTATGCTTCTGACACTCTGACATGACCTTTCTTGTAGCTAGATGAGAAAGCACGTTAGCTTGGCCAGCAACAGTTGGATCTGTGGCGAAGAGTCGATAAGACTGACTGTAAAAGCTTCTTGTCCATCTTGTTGGTGTTGCGTTGTCAAAGAGCATTGGTAGGCCAAGCTCTTTACGGTAAAAGAATGTATCTACATGGCAGGCGATTGCTTTGGATAGACAACAAGAGCAGCTTTCCTCAGACACTTGGAGATAAACATACTCTTCTAAGGAACCcatttcatttgctttttttagtttcttgaaGACTATAGCAAATGCATATGGTTTCGAGATGTTGCAGTATTTTTGTTCACAACGTGTTAAATTTCTCACCACTGGGGCCTTCAGCAAGGCCTCCATTGCTCTCTGATGCCGTTCAGGACGCAGACTGTTTTCAGGTCAGGTAACATCTCGTGGAGAGGCGTATGCCACTTGACAACTTGCATTATCTTCTGATTGATGGCTTCAACATGGTTATTTGTGGAATTTCCAAAGGTTGTGGCTTGATGTTTCAAGCCTTCCACCCATTCATTGCGCATCGGGTGCCAATTTTTATTGAAATATTGAAGAACCTTGGCAGAACCAGTGTTCTGCAAGCTTTTATAAGTATCTTGGTATTCTTCTTCAGTTTGGgagtagcacaatttctgcaatGATCCCAGAATGTGCATCCTCATCTGACTAGTGACACCCATCTTCTCTACGGTCACCTCCCTTTTAAATGTTCGCAGGACATGAAATAACCATATACTGCTCACTGCACAGGGAAACACATTCTTCAAGGTCTTTCTTTCTACAAATTCTTTGTCAGTCATAATAACTTTAGTGTCCGTGGTTGACTTGTTGTTCACATTAAGCCTTGAAAACAATGCTTGTAATGTTGCCTCGTCCTCACCTGCACCCAATATCAATGCCCCTATTTCACTCTCACCATATGGAATCCTCCACAAGGACAACATACAATGGCATCGGTTTATCATTGGTCTTATGAATGGCATCAACAAAAACAATCTCTGGAAAGTTCTCATATGCCTTTTTCATGCCACTATCCTGGTAGAAAAGGTCAGTCAGCACATCATCACTATCCACAAGAATGTCCATAGTGCCGCCAGATTCCTCCACACGTGAGGCAATGAAATTGAGCGTTGACCCTTTCCCTTTCTCCGCCTGCATGTTTGTTGTTAAGTTGTGAAGGTCACGCAGGAGTATTCTCTTCTCACCATTGAAGAAGTGCCCTTGTATGCATTTCTTATTAGCTTTTAGTGCGAGAAGTTTCTTCGCTTCACCTGTTTCCTCTTCGTTGAGCCTTCTTTGGCGTGGCAGGAGCTGGAAACACTTCTGCAAGGAAGATGAACGAATTCAGGAACACATCTACTGCTGCATGTATTTACTTAATTTGTATGAAAGAATTGACCGAGGGCCCCAGCGTTCTTGTTAgacacaaccatatgaagccaacagatatcAAGCAAAGCACAGCGTATTTGTAGTTCTCAATTAAAGTGTCGTTATGGAAAAAAGGGAAACTAATTTCTTGACTGACTGGCAGTGTAATAGACATACCTCACTCAACGTGTGAGCGTGTTCGTCAACCACTTCAATGACTTCCAAGCATTTCCCATCTTTGGTGGCAAGGAAGGAAATGTGGGCCGGGCATTTGATCTTGTATGTCTTGTATAAAATGATACATAGGAGCAGTGAAGTTGCATTCCTGCTGCCACATACATTCACGGCTTTCCCACGCGGTGTATGCCATTCTTTTACCATGCTATACCCTCCCAACGCCATTATTTCACGATTCGTAAATGGTCAATAAAGTGAATTAAATATGGGGAGGAGTCAATAACTTACGTTTGTTTAGGACGAGCACCTGTTGACACGGATTTGTGCGTTCTTCCGCCGTGCTTGCAGCCGTACGTCAGGCTGTAGTAGCTCAGGTTCTCGTCAATGGGGGCGTCTGATGCCTTTCTTTCTTGCAGCATGGACGGTTCGCGATTGACTAATCCAAAATTCGGCGTAAACCGTGCGCTCATAGTCGGCTTATTGCCGATTGGAGTTCCTCAAACGAGGAGAACTTTTGTCCCGCTTTCATGGCATAAACCGCACAGCACAACACGTGTGACTTTCGACGTTAAGGTGCCGACTAGACTAGACAGCGCAGATTTCAATCGATCAATGCGCAACAGGCCGACAGGGGGAACTACCGCACTCCCCCCACAAAATAAATAAAGACGTGTATTTTGTGGTCTGGTCCACAAGATAACACTGAAGTGCATTTTGTGGTCTGGCCCGCAGAACAAAGTGAGAGTTTATCCTGTGGTCTGGTCCACAGAATAGGCCCTGCGTAATTGTTTCTTCGCCGGCTTCCCGCATGCGTGGATCAGCACTCGAAAGTGTCAGGCTGCTGTGTTTGAGGAACCCGTGTGACGCGGCTCCCAATCCACCCAGCTTTAGAGAAAGTTAAAATAACTTCTTTGTTTTTCATTGTATGGCATGACAGAGGTCAAGTACGCACATCATATATACAGACATACatgcgtacgtacgtacataccgCAAAGTGGGTGGAGTTCACAGGGCAAGGTAATTCTAATCACACTAAAACTAATTATCTTCAGACGCCTTAATCGTagtaaggcatgttgttgggctagtcggtaaATAGATTCTGCGGTTTGTGTGTGCGTCTACGCTCCCTTCCCTTCGTCTTCGCGCACTTTAAACATTTCGCAGAGCCTTAATCGTGTTTGTGTTCATATATCTATGAATAAATCAAGAACAGTTTAGTTCACACACACTGGTGAGCTTCTAAGCATATCTTTTTATGTTCTTCCTATCCTTGTATATGATGTTCCTCCCCTAATGGGGAGCAACATAACGTTATTGTAGTTGTGCTTACTGACGTATTTACTCTTTTAGAAGGTTGCCTTTGTCTATATTATGCGAACTACTACGCTTACTAGTACTATGCATTGCGCAtgccttttcttcattatttgcATTTAGCCAACTGTTCTCTTGCTCCTGCCAATTATTATTGTTTATTAGTATGCTATTTTCAAAACACCACTTCCTGTAATAATCCTACCAAAGCGTtgacagtatgaataaataaataaataaataaataaataaataaataaataagcaaataaaaatATTGTTTGCATACTTTCTCTTCTTTGTTCCTCGTCTTATCTACCCTTTCCATTTTTTGCTGGGCACAGTAGTTAGCCGGACAGCTATTCTGGTCAGGACTGTTTTCCATCCATTATTTTATCTCTCCTGGAGAAATAAACCACGCTCAGTCGTATCCCCTTTGGTAAACGTGCCAGAAACTTAGTCTACAATATTTAGGAATACGTTGTAACTTTGCCCATCCGTTgccctttttttaatttttttttgcgacaagCGAGAACTGAAtcaacactctaaaaaaaaagtttataggGCGTatcttatgatgatgatgatgatgatgatgatgatgatgatgataagtggttcttgagggaaaaggaaaggttggcgctatcttctgcagcccttgagggagcacggctcagcgccaacgtatCTTATCTCCGAACTGTAATcgtcagctctctctctctctcttgcgtttcctctcttgaaaactcagcgctcgctactCTCCGTGTGAAGAATGCTACGTCACGCTGATCATGCGCGTGCCATTCGTGACCTAGAAGTACCGGGcacgcagcgttaaagaaaggaaaggtacGCAAAATAACGGTTATTGTTGGGGGACAAGATAAACTACACATGATATAAAATGTTCTTAGAGTGAACTCCATGCGTGACCGCCGTGACAGGAGTGACATCGCTTCCATGAGCCCACCATAAAGCTCACGAAGGCCAGCAGTGGTGCAGAGCGCGGTGTAATGATCATCAGGACCCAATAAAAGGACATTTGCCATTCAGTTCCCGCGATGCCCGAGTAGGTAGCCAACAATCGCACCGCTCTTAAAGTAGTGGTGAAGTTACTCGACTGCTGTGTAcacatgttttcttttctctcttttccttttttattgtCTTTCTTGTCTTCTTTTTTGTGAGCCAGAAACGATCGTAGACAAGGTGTTACAGGCGATGGGCGGAAAAACAAGTAATAGATAAATTCATGTTACGAACAATTGCAAAGCATGTTAAACTCCGTCGCCGCTGAGCGTCTTTAAATCAACTCCTTGAAGCCTAACGTGTCATATCTAAAATTCAAGCTAAATAATGCGACTCTTCCAACGCGCTCAATGTATAAACCCACCTAGACGGTTAAAAAAATCAAACTCCCTGAAATGAATGCAATGGGCAGGTTCTGAAAAATATACTTTCAGACCATCATCAGTGAAAATGCCAGAGGGAAAGAGGTGATAGGGTGATAATAATTTACTAATGTTTTCGCAGCAGGTGACTCTGGAGTCTCCAcaagctacatttttttttttatttgcatcgTCCAGAATAGTCAAGATACGCCCCAGAGGAGGCATAACTGTCGTTTACGTTGTCTCCATGAAGGTCCTGCGGGAAGTCCAACGCAAAAACACAAATTTGCCATAAAATCAAACGTAGGAACAGTACAAAGCAAAACCAAGGCTTAAAAAAAAAGGTCGAAAGTCACACATCAGGCACGCCGGAACGGGCCACTTCCGCAAACCATGAGTCCATCTTGATAGTAGATTCGTGCAACCCTCTGGCTGGCTGGAAAAGCATGTTTTTTATCGCGCGATTGTCTTCACGGTCTGCTGCGCGAATCGCCACAAAACGGACACGATTTCTTTGTTAGTCAACAATTGCCGCCGCTTCCAGTTCGCCAAACGCCGCGGGCGGCGACAAAACCAAAACCGCTCCCACCAGCGAGCCAGCCAGCCAAGCCCGTGCAGTCAGTAAGCCGTCACACGTGCCAAGCATCCCGCAACGACTCGAGATCTAACGAGATCGCGTAGCCCGCGCCACCTTCACGACGCAGCCGAGCATGCATCCACGGCGGCACCCTGACCGCGTGACCGCGAGCCGATCGCGTTGCCACGGCAACGCCTGCTCGTCAACACTGAATGCCTGCCTAGCCGTCCCCGGCAGCAGACCCCGGCGGTTTCAGCAGGGTGGCCGATGTCCGAGTTTGCATGAGGTCCTCTTACAGCAGTCGTAGCCGAGATGTAGCGGCAATGAACCGCTACATGACTCTGGGTCCGCTCGGGGACGGCACCTACGGATCCGTGGTGCTCGGACAGCGGTTGGACACCGGGGAGAAAGTGGCCATCAAGCGGTGAGTGAATCATCGTGACAATGCAATAGCGCGTGAGATCGTCACTGTGAACATTGACGACGTACGAGCCTGTGCTGTCTTATCTTTCCTTTAGCCGTGTTATACCGAGCGTATCGCCCATGCCACGGAGGTCTACCCAGTTCAAAACTATCTGAAATACTATAACTAAAGCTTGTTTCATTAGTTGTGCAATGAGACACGTACCGAGGTGATCCACGGTGACGAACGAAGCGCTCAGCGCTAAGACTCAACGAAACGCAAAACGAAACAGTCGGAAGGCTTCGTCAAAAGAATATACTGAAAATCGGGCTGGCTTAAATGACTGCGTTATGCTTTTGTGAATGTTTTTGGTGGAAGCCCAGCTTGTTACAAATGTCGAGAAAAAAGATAACCAAGGCCCCATCGTCATTACGTGTTACATCGCTACGCTACACCTACAGCTAAACAATAATAGTGACCCCGTTAAGGTGTTCTTACCTTTTATGCAGTCTCAATTCACCGGTTTGATCAGTGTGCACTTTGGTGTCCTGTGGGCCTGTTCTGTCCTTACATTTCCTTTAACCGTATTCTAACGCATGTCCATTACATGCCACACACGACTGCCAAGTTGAAAATAATCTGCAATACTAAATGAAGCTCGTTGCACTCGTCGGGCAGTTAGGCAAATGCCGGTGGGATCACTGTGCATTTCGGCGTTCTATGGGGCTGTCCCTAAATGTTTCTTTAAACGCGTACTCGTCCTCTGGTGTCGAACATATTTGTTGCTGTGGAAAATACCAAGTTGAAGACCATCTGAAAGACTGTAGCAGACTCTCTTTAAACGGAACCACAAGGGACCAGCAAACTTGGGTCCGTTTATCGGGAGTTTCATTTACTGAGAGACAAAGCTTGAGCATTGCATGAATACAAAACCAACCAACCGTGGGGTTGGTGTTCCATTTAAGCGGTAGTTCAAAAACTGTAAGCAGACTCTAAAGACTGTATACTGCCAGCCAACATTCGTTGCGATACTCGCCAGCAAACTTCAAAGATGAGTTTCTTGAGGCAGAGCGCCACAACTGGCCAGTGAAGTCTAACGATGCGTTTCTAAAGTTTCCAAAGGCGGAGCGACAGAAACCGTTGCGCCAGCGATCGATGCGGGCCCGTTTTAAACCGGGACAACGGGGACGCCAGTCTTTCGACCCGTCAACGTTGACTGACCCCACGGGCTCATTCGGTGGGCTGCATTGGTCTGTACGGTTGTCGATTACTTGAACATATGGCTGAAGTCGGTATGATGTTTCAAACTATAGTTCTCTAAGCCGCATGCCTCTGTGCTTTTCACGGCGAAGCAAGAGAGATAGAATGTAATAACGTGTATATTTTACACCTTGACTTACCTTTGTAGACTGGTGGAAGTCATGAGTCCTCCAGGTCCTTGCGCATGGATGATATTGATTGGCCAGTAGATACAGGACATTTTCGGTGGCCTCTCGGAGCCAAGATGTGTATGATGCCATGAAGTCATTCTCTGTTCATGTGACGTAATTGCcactgtactttttttttgcacgttGCTTGTTGTGATTATCAAGGCTCCAGCGCAGATCCGTTATGTTCCACTTAATCTGTTGTAGGCGATGTTTATTTTTTTAGAGTTTTCCGTATATGAATATCTGACAATGAGTCATTTTTCATTCGCGGGTGATTTTCTCAGTGCCTTCCTCAGTCAGTCTTTTCACTCACACAATGAATTTATTACCTACGGCGCAAATGTACTAATCATATCGTTCGTACTAGTTTAAATTACAAGTTGCTCCTCACATCTTGTAATCAATGTGTTATGTCTACTATTGTGTAAGGTCTAATGCTAC
This Dermacentor silvarum isolate Dsil-2018 chromosome 6, BIME_Dsil_1.4, whole genome shotgun sequence DNA region includes the following protein-coding sequences:
- the LOC125946314 gene encoding uncharacterized protein LOC125946314, with translation MLQERKASDAPIDENLSYYSLTYGCKHGGRTHKSVSTGARPKQTNATSLLLCIILYKTYKIKCPAHISFLATKDGKCLEVIEVVDEHAHTLSEKCFQLLPRQRRLNEEETGEAKKLLALKANKKCIQGHFFNGEKRILLRDLHNLTTNMQAEKGKGSTLNFIASRVEESGGTMDILVDSDDVLTDLFYQDSGMKKAYENFPEIVFVDAIHKTNDKPMPLYVVLVEDSIW